The genomic interval CTGCTGCCACATGTCTAGAGTAGAGGGGTGACACAATGAAAACTAGCTGACTTATAAAACAATGTAATAAATGTCTAAATGTGAAACAATAACATTTTGTTGTGAGACTTTTACCTGCCTCTCTGCAGTATGGAAACTTTGTGGACAACCTTCGTCTGTACATCCGTGGAGGCACTGGTGGCATGGGTTTACCCCGGCTTGGTGGACAGGGAGGCAGTGGCGGAGACGTGTGGGTGGTGGCCACAAAGAACATGACCCTGAAAAAGGTTAAGGATAAGTATCCCCAGAAACGCTTTGTAGGTGGAACAGGAGGCAACAGCAGGTTAGTTTCTACAAATGCGACACAGTGATCAGATGTGATACATCACATTCTAAAATGGATGCAAAGTTATGTTAAAATACCATTTTTACAGTGTTAAAGCACTGaaaggagagaagggggaggacAAGGAGATCTTAGCTCCCACTGGCATCACTGTCACCTCTGATGATGGCAGAAAAATTGGTAATGTTAGTTGGACTCGTGCAATTCTATTTCCTTAAAAAAGCAAGTTAACCTTAACCTTAGCaacaaaaacagtaataatTCAACCATTCTCTGTCTAGGTGAGCTGAATGCTGAAGGTGATCGTGTGATGGTGGCAAAGGGAGGATCTGGAGGCTCCTTCTACTCCTCATTTCAGCCTAGTAAAGGCCAGGCCAAACACATCCGTTTGGATCTTAAACTTATTGCTGACATGGGAATGGTGGGGTGAGAACAGAAACATACTTAAacatatttagattttttttaacagatgCCTAATTTGTCAGAAATTTAAGTGTATGATTACTTGTTGTGGGTGCTTCTTAAATCACCACCAGGTTTCCAAATGCAGGAAAGTCCTCTCTTCTGACAACTTTGTCTAATGCAACACCTCAAATAGCTGACTATGCTTGTAAGTAGCCAAATACTAAACACAGCTCCTCTTTTATAATTATGAGGGATAATAACATTTTTACTGTTGCCTCTCAAATCTTTATTTCACAGTCACAACTTTGAAGCCACAGATCGGTAAACTGATGTATAAAGATCATAAGCAAGTATGGGAATGCGTTACTTTTTTAATGGACTATGATTAAATCATCAGTGAGAATAACACTCCTATGATGTGTCATatattctgtttttctgttagaTCTCTGTTGCTGATCTTCCAGGCCTAATTGAGGGAGCTCACATAAATAAAGGAATGGGCCATAAGTTCCTGAAACATGTGGAGAGGActaagcagctgctgtttgtggtttgtagtaaagaataaaaaacatagCCTGACTTCTATGAATACTGTATTTTAATAGAAGACATCTTCTCGCCATGCTACAGGTGGATGTTTGCGGTTTTCAGCTGGCTAGTAAAACACCGTTTAGATCAGCTTTTGAAGCTGTGCAACTCCTCACCAAGGTGAGACTTAaacttttaaattattttactgtACCTTAAAGGACGTCAGTTTCTTGACTTTATTCCTTTTGCTAACATTAAACCTTTTATTAGTTTGCCTCATGGACTTTATTTACTTCTTCCACCTTAACACCATCTCTACTCTCACCTCACTGCcttcaggagctggagctgtacAAAGAGGAGCTTGTGTCGAAACCTGCTCTACTGGTGGTGAATAAGATGGACCTGCCCAACGCTGAGGACAAACTGCAAGAACTGACCGAGCAACTACAAAACCCAGATGGTACACATGACTCATCAATTAGTATTATCGCTAAAGTGAGATGCAGTCAGAATGCCCCGCAGGATAACAGGACAATGTTATAACTGGGTTTCCATTTACTTACACTTTGAACTTTTTTCACGATTGCAGAATTCTCCGATTTGTTGCCTGATGACATGATTCCAAAGAACTACATAAACTTCAGACATGTGGTTCCGGTCTCTGCCATCACAGGGTTCGGCATCGACTATTTGAAAAAGAGCATCAGAGAGTCGCTTGATGAAGACGCAGCCTTCTCATTGAAGGCTATCCACAATGAAAGGCTGCAGGCACTGAGGTACCAGTCACATGAGCATTCATGATCTAAAGGGACATTTCAGATGTCAGTGGGACCTGAGCGTGCAGGGTTGGTCTGACTGTCAGATTACAAACACTGAACGTCGTCACAATCCACCTGTAGCAACAGAAAATGTGGCTTCAGTGTAGACCTGCATGGAAGATGACAGGGAACAGTGTTTGTACTTGTCATCACTCCATCACTGTGTCATTGTGAGACGAAGGGCCAGAGGCATGGAATgatacagacagagacagatgcaCTTTACACAACCACTTCCTTTCGGTTTCATTAAAGGTAAACTGTTCTTGTTTTATTGACATGTTCTAAGAAACCATATTTAGTGCTGTTAAAGACATGGATATTGTTGCATCGCAGGTTTGATGCTCATTTTGTTGTAATGAGGTGTTTTGCAGTAAACCCGTTCAGATTCTCAACAAGTTAAAATAAACGTGTTGAtgaaagttttattttatattaaatatattacaaTACTGAATGATTACCAGGGGAAAATATGGGGATTGGTTTTTGCATCATCAGTCTGTACAGCATACAGGCAacaatacaaattaaaaaagaCAGCAACTGCAGTATTTAGTACATGACGTGGGGTTTTAAGGGTCTCGGAGCACAGTGCTGATATGTCATGTGAGACAGGACCAACATGTTTGAGACTGGGTGGTCGGTGTGCTCCAGTACACACATTACATTCAAGTCTCTGGTCAGAGATGGATGACTCATCTGCAGGGATGTCTGGCAGAGGTGTTGTGTTAGTTATGTTGACAGGGAGATTGACTGCTGTACAATACCAGGAATCACATCATCCCTAGTGGAGTGTGTCATGGAGAAAACAAAATCATAAAATTAGAAACCTTAATCAATGACATAGTGCTCTTtaccatctggcaacactggccgATGCTTTAAGATGAGCAGAGCCAAGAAAAGCTCTGGTAGAAGGCAAATCATGAGCCCATACAGATGTCACCTACTGTAAAACATTTCTTCCCAAACCTTCATCATAGTCAGATCAGCACGTGTGCCAGGAACATCTGAGGACtaaggttaaaaaaaataaagagagatTCCCATTCAAACTCATTAACGTACATAATTACAATAATGCACTTAATTACTGTTTGAATACCGGTAGTTGCTGTATGTAATGCTGGGGAGAAAGAAGTAAACATTACAAAGTTACTTACTAAAAAAGATACTATTAGCAATATTAGCAGAATATTGTGATCATATCTATACAGTCCTAACGCTTACATCAGTTACAAATGAACAAGTGTCAACGAAAAAAGAAACGAAACAGGAGGCCTTCGGACAACAGCTTCAGACAAGGTAGAACAATAAATTGTTCTGTACAAAGAACTAGCTTTTAGGGGGTGATACGGGATTCAGTCCACCTTAAATAGCTCTGCTGGGATGAAGCCAGGTGAAGCACAGCCGCGAATTTGCTGAAACAGTGTCTGTGGTACACAAACCCATTAAGACAACAGCAATGGGCAATGATGGGAAAGACTTTCAGTAACATGCTCACTTCCCGTTATGAACTCACAAATAGCCTACCAGAGGAATAACTTAGTTATAGAACTGTCATGCTCTTGGTCGTCACAAGCTCAGACAGCAAGCACTGTACAGCATAGTTAATCATTTACAAGGCTAATCATCTCAGTCGCCACGGCAAAACTCCAAAATGCACATTTCAGTCAGTTTCCAGATTCTCGCAGGGTTAAAACAGGCTGCCATTACAGACTTCATGTAATATTGTTTAATTGCTCACTCATCTCCAATGTCCAACCGTGGAGTCAGAGTAAACGACGTACATATTAATATCAATCCATTGGAAAAGGCCAGCAAGCACATCTCGGTCCATTTACTTCCCTCAACAATGACACACTGAACTGTCTAAATCTGCAAATTTACCAGCAGCTTCATCAGTTACGTCCTCAGTTAacgtctctctgtctgtcagatGTATGAAGCCAGTGCATATTTTACATTCTGCTGTGAAGGGAGAAAAATAAAGAGGTCACAGTCACACAAGATAAAAGCccgagggaggaagaaagaggatgGAAAGAATGATGAAGGGTCTCTACATCTATCTACAGAGATCTGCGTCCATCTACAACACAATACAGCAGGAAGAGAGTCCTTTTCTccttgaaaataaaagcaaacccCAACTCTTTGCTTTcgttactgtacatatttacacAAGGACACAGACCTGGAGGATGAGCTGGTGGCGTCACATCCGTGGTAATGGGCTATAAGCTATAGATATGATATGGGTTACCTACTGTATAGCGGAAAGAAGTTAAGTAAGTTTACAGAAGGTATAAAAATCAGCGTCCCTCACATGCTTTCCTCTCTGATCAGATCGTCTCGGCTGCTGATTAACAGGGTTGTGTCATGCATACAGTGTTGGGAGTTTCTACAGTAAATTCACATGCGTCGAAATGATGCAACAGATGTGGCGATGCAGCGGGATGGACCACCCGCTCCTGGCTCTGCCAGGAGAGGAGctcagaagaagctggagggaCAGCGGTGCTGGGTATGACCAGAACTGAGCTAAGAGGGACGCCAAGAGGTTCAGGATTTTCGGACTGGTAACGTGGTCGTGAGTGGCTGGTTTCCAGTCCCGTGTTTGAGGCCTGAGCGGACAGGAACAGCTCAGTCTGACCTCCAGCTGGTGTGGAGCCGGTCGCTCCTCCGGCGCGTTGTCTTGTAGAGATCCACTGAATGTCTGTCTAGACAGCCTCGGAGATGCTTAGACGCCAACTCTGCCTGTTTCCACTCCAGTGGGGggctctctcgctttctctttAGTTGCTAAGAGTCAATTGTGTTtcgtttctgtgttttttcattCATAGAAAAAGAGAGACAAAGGCAgttctttatttttttgagaAGTGGGTGGGATGTTATATTGAAGTCTcccacagctgcagagagaaaaaaaggcaCAGTCTGTTAACCATCCTTGAATTCTTTTAGGGTTCATTACCTAAGTTCATGTACATTAAATTATCATACAATCTGATTAGTTGTTTATTATTCCTGTCAGCAGTTTTAAATGCTGTAATGTGTTTGTGATGATACTCGCCCTGGCACTCTGCCGGTTGGCTTTCCTCTGGTCGTCAGGGAGGGGGGGCATGGGGTACGGGTACCTCCTGCTGGATGCAATGGatcctgtggaggaggtgggagacTTGGCAGGCGATAGTGTCCTGTGGAGGAGAAGGGACCTCATTAAACAGGGCCTCCACTTCTCCAGTTGATGTAGGATTATGTTGGCCAAAGACACAGGTGGTGAAATGAGGTTAGATCCAGGAAGTTGTGCTAATGTTAGATCTGTGACTTTGGGCAACATCCTGCTCTAATTATTCACTTTGCACCTTCCTGCATAGAGAGGTTGCTCCTAAAAGCTCTTCTTGCTGCTCACTACACACATTTTATGAAGGCGTTACCATAGCTCAGCGCTTAGGGGCAACCTCTGTACGCAGCGTGTACCTCAGTACACAGCAATACAAAATTCCCAGCAGCAGTGTGGGTACAGTCGTACTTTACTGTAACTTTTACCGTAACTAAGTGCTGTAACAGCATCGGCCACAAATCAACCTGAGCCGATTTGTAGTGCAGGAAAGGACTGTGAGTACAGTGAGGTACAGACCAGACCACAAACAGCAGACTGGGAAAACCAGAGGTCGTCCAACGAAGCCTGCCTCATGTACAGCGACTAGTCTACACTACCACTGCCACTATGTGGAGGTGACGAACAACAGATGAGCTGCCTGAAGTAGTGGAAAGACGGGAAAAGTCAGTTGAGCTACTGGTTTTAAAACCACCGTACTTGGAACACAGCAGTTCTCAGCTTTATGACTATAAAGGCTCATCAGCCCTCCTAATTCCCAAATTATACCACTAACAAATATCTTTTGAGGTGGTTGCTTTTGCTATGATTTCTGCCATTAGCGGTGGATACAGGATGCACATctaaaatgctttagttttggAACCAGGGCTCCCTGATTGAAATCTCCACTTCTCTCCACTATTATTATCCTCTATGACATGGCAGCAGCAGATAAGTCTTAGACATAGTGAAGGTCTATAGATCACAGCTTGACTGCTTGGTGACGTTTAGCTTATAGAAGCAAACACCAACTTCAGTCGTGCCCTCGTGCGCCCACGAGCTTTCTTATTGTGATCATCTATAGACCTTGAGCAGAGGTCTACACATCTTcagtcacagcatcacagcaatgCAAAACCATCGGTGTGATGTCATCGCCCGGTCGCCATGGCGATGACGTCACAGCGATCCAAAGGCAGCGCCGGCCACTGGGAGCAAGACAggttctgacagacagacactgacaaaACCACAGAACATGCAGAAGTCAAAAGAGGCTGAGAGGGAGAAGCAAAGGAGGGGATGAGGAGAAATTAGTAATAAATTTactaatataattatatataataacacCAGAGCTGGAAACAAAAACCTGCAAAGTAAATAAAGGTATGTGTTAAAAACCTCCACTTGACTTTTGCTGTAAATGCTCAGCATCAGCCCCCTTTAAGAAACACAAGCTGCACCATGCCAGCTGTTGAAGTTCCCAAGAACGGTCTCCATGTTTgactggatttaaaaaaaaaaaaaaggggggggtgGGAGGGTGTAAACAAGCGTGTGGGGTACAGGGCATGGTCTGAGGTTATACCTAAGGAAAGGTCCTTGAGTGTTTTTATTGACATCTTCTACCCATTTAGTTACATCATAAAACTCTGTTTTGACGCGAGGGGTTAAATACCTgtgggagggggcgggggtgaTGGACACAACAcaaggagggggagaagagagaaaaggagggaggaaacagaaatAGAAAGGACAGGAAATCTccagaaaaaaagcaaatgtaggaggggggagagagggagaggaaataTTTTAGGAAAGCAGAGCTGAGCAAAGACCCCCCAAACAAACACCAAGATGCACTAGAATAATGTGAGGAGGTGGCAGACAGACCTGTGTGTGGTTTCAGATGAAAACAGCATCATGGAAATCACAAACAACTGTGTCACATCATTCCAAGCGCTCAGCCTGTCACCACGCACTCAGACAGTCCCATGCTCGAAACGAGAACAAGTGCACTGCCGAGCCCTCGAGCCCACAGGAGGCTCGGCCGCGAGGATGCATGTCGCTCATTCACAGTCAACAGGCACTAATACCAACACGGGGAACGTCCCAGGCGACGAGTGAAGGCAGCCTCAAAAGCCAACAAGTGACAACGAGCAAATGAGGCCAGGGAGGGAGGATGTCTGACCTTTAAAGCTCAATATACACTCACTGAACCTTTCTAACAAATGagacttttttgtttgtgtggtttttaAGGATTTGGGCTTTCAGTAGGAATGAATGTGCTTGAGGCTGCAAGAAATACTGTACAACTGTACTATTCTACTGTAAGAGCAAGGTGAAAacagcacttcctgtttggaaCTTACTCTGTGGAGTTCGAACGAGCGCGGAACTTCTTCCCTTTCAGCTTCTTGCGATTACCACTTAGATTTCCTGGAAAGAAAggcatcataaaaacacatacacacgtacaATGTGTTTAATATCGAGAGGGGCCGCATCACTGGTTTCTCCTGGCATTCGGTGCAGGAGCAACACAATCACTGGGTCTCCTGTTACCTTGCCACGAGTTGCTCCTCGGTCGCCCGTTTTCACAGATGTCAGAGATGTGTTTGGCATCTGGGATTCTCTCACTCCACGAGTGGGACATCCCATTGgatctgtacacacacacacacacacacacacacacacacacacacacacacacacacagtcattgaCAGAGTATTACCAGTGTGCTGTCGTTTTCTAAGTGGTTGCAAATAGTGAAATTATGTGCTGTGACTTGCAGATGTAGAGCCAAGAGGAGGCCCGAGGCAAATGAAGGAAAAGACAAAGCCCAAGGCGCTAATGTAACATGAAATTGAGCAGTGATGCAATCGGCTCAATTGTTCCTTTGGCAAAATGTTGATGGCATCCAACATTTTGCCTCATTTGGTGCAGACATGTAATGAGCGACATGATACATGTAGTAACAAAGCATGAACGCGCGATGACTGAGCCAGCATGTAGATGGGTGAGTGCTGATGAGGTGGCACACCTGAAGCCAAACAGTGAGATGTTCTGGGAAATGGATGGCAGGGAGGGAGTGGTGAAGGACAGGGTGCAAATCTGCAGGTGAGACAGGCAGGCTGACCTCTTCTTGGAGCTGCAGCCGGAATTCGTGCTGACACCCGGCGGCATGTCACTGTAAAATGAATCAGCATCCCCAGGCTTTGTTACATAGTCACCTGGAGGCATTTGCCTGGAAATACGAAGGAATCATTTTAGGCAACTGAGTGATAAGAGAAAAATATCCACCTTCAGATATGGTTTCAAAGAGCGcctctttcactttttctaGAAATACTTTTTACAATTTGCTAATACACATATACAATGTGTTCAAAATGCAATAGATAGTGTAGAAACATTCATGTTATTTGTAGTGATTTCAAGAGTATAAAGACGTCATTTCCACTGGTGAATCACCAGCTTTTTATTCTGGACCGTTGCAGTAAAGTTGCTCTGTTCTTTCAGTTTCCCACAGCTGACTTGTGTTTTGAATCATTTAAGACAGAGAATCCTCCATTGCACCCAAACCTTTTGTGAGTTCCCTTTTAGACAAAAGGGTGTGATTAAACACGATGGCTCCTGGAGcccactttaaaataaaaatttaaaatgcaacatATGTATAAAAAGCTTGAAAATGAGCAAACCGGCAGAATCTCCTGTGAACCTCAGACTCCACGTAACGTTTCTGCTTGTAGCTCCTGTAATGAGAAATACAAGTACAAGTGAATGCGCTGAATGAAGTCTGCTGCTTATAATGAGGCAGTGAGCGTTTGGATCAAACATAATAAACTGCTCTGACCACTGATGTTACAGAGACACCTACTTGTAGCACCAGGCTGTGACAGCCAGAATGAGGGCGAGGAACAGGATGGAGCCGATGATGGCCCCGATGATGATGTTTGTACTGGTGATACCtaagacagaggaacagaggagcaagggggggggggggggggggggggtaaagccAAATGTGTGTTAATTGGATGGGTTTCTCCTGTGTCTCCTGTTTGGACACATGGGGATACACAAAccacaaaacactgcagcagaacaCAAGAACACCTACATTTAGCAGGAGAAGTGTAAAAGGAGAACAAGGGGGGAGTAAACGGGGAACAACTACACGGCTGTCACCCTTTAACTCTGCTCTGAGGGGAACAAACGTGTTCAAAGACACCTCATTTACGACTTATTATATAGCAGTTAAAATGAACAGAGCGAGGTGAGCTGACGTCGGGGtaagagaggaagaggacgagtaAATAACATCAAAAGGGACACATACAATGAAAAAGGAACTCAAATCTGACCTCAAGCCACTCCGTCAAAGACATCAGCCTGTTGACAAAGAATGAGtgtgaaaacaatgacaaacaaaaagagtGAGGCGCATGGTTCAGTGAATACAGATGGAGCTAGAGAAGCGCCACAGGaatgcaatgaataatgaacaaacGAAACAGAAAGCTTGAAATCAACGCGCGcacgcgtgtgtatgtgtgtgtgtggtgacgaTGAGGGCGGGGGAGGTCAAGGGTCAACGGCGCTACCTGAGGCTGAGGTGGTGGGTCCCACCACCAGGGAGCTGAGGGGAGACGTGGAGTTGCAGTCCTCTCCTGCCCAGCCCAGGTAGCACACGCACTTGAGCTCATGactgcagacctgcagcagaaacacacacagaagaagaaatgagaCTGCGGCTGCACACAGCACATCACACCACATCCCACCGAACAGCTGCGCGGCTCAAGTCTTCGCTCACCCCGTGTCCGGAGCAGATGGTCTTGTCCGTGGTGCCGGGGCAGGTGCTGAAGTTGAACTGCTGCATGGGGAGGCATCTGTGGTTGAAGCAGATCTGGTCTGTGCCGCAGGCCGTGCCGTCCTCCACGTATCCCAGGTCGGTGTCTCCGTCGATCAGCACGTGAGCGCCGCTGGGCAGCAAACGGGAGTGAACGAGGCGCTGACTGAGGGGGTGGGGCGTTTGTGGTGTTGGGCCGTTCTACAGTACCTGCAGTCGAGGGAGGCGCTGTGCCGAGCCACCGAGAAGGAGGTGAGTCCCCCCTGCAGCTCCCCCAGACGCGGGGCGGGCGAGATGTTGGAGCACAGCAGGTAGCCGCAGTGAACGTCCCTGAAGCACAGACATGACACCGCGGGTCACCGAGAGGCAAACGCCACGCACGCACCCGCCCGCTGGCCAGACCGCCCACGTACTGCTTGTTGCACTGGATCCAGGTGTCCCTGTCCCTCCCGCAGTTGCCTTTCTCCGTCCCTTCGATGTTGAGCTTCTCGTAGCAGAACTTGTCAGCTGCCGTCGCCTCTGAGGGAGACCAACGACAAACAAGACGCGGCGGTGAAGGCGCGCGACCCCGCGAGACGCGTTGTTCCAGAGGCGTCGGTGCAACACTCACTCTCTCCCCAGATGTACTTGCACTGCCTGTCTTTGGTTTTGCACCTTCCGTTGAAGCAGCGACCCTGGAGAGAGGACGACAGTGTTGAAATGCTGCCTGTGTGCTATGTAGTAGGAGCTTTTTCGTGTGTAAATGTCCCAAACACACGGCCAGGCTTCCCACCTGGTCCTTTTCGCACGTGTATCCGTCCATTTTGTGCAAATTTGGTGGACACTGCAAAAGAACAGGTGCACTGTATTAGATGCACGTCCTGCGACCTGCAGAAAAGCATGTGAGAGACAGGCGCTCACCTGGCTCGAGTTCCCCGTGCAGTTCTCTGGGATGTCACAGTCGTTTACCGCATCCCGGCACACCACCCCCATGAACTCCATCTGAGCAGCACCACAACAGAGCTTAGACAGGGGCCGAGGCCGCAGGTGGAGCGGGAGCAGGGATCATTGCTCCTCAGTGGACGATATTCTACTTATTTGTGGACTCTTTTAAAATCACAACTGATCCCATCTTTAGTCAAGGTTCTAATAATGACGTGAGGGGAACCCATGTCAAACAGGTCAGTGAAGGTCATGAAGCCACTAAGTGCGTGTCAGGTGTGTGAGTTCTGCAGCCGTGGCCCGTTTGGTACCTGGCAGTTGTTACAGCAGAGTCCGTTGCTACACTTTGAGCCTTGAGTCAGGGTGCACTTCGTACAGCAGTTCTCTCCTTCTCTGGCACACTCCTAGGAAACAGGAACGGACTTGATTGACCTCATACTGAACACGTCCTGCTTATGCTGCTTGATAATTAACTGTGACTCACCGCTGGGCCTCCACAGTCACACTCCTCTCCCGGTTCCACAAAGCCGTTGCCACAGATTGGAGGGTCCAACAGCTGGAGGGTGGGGCAGAGTAAACAAACTACTGAATAACAGCCTTAAATTGATGAAgggcttgtgtgtctgtgtgttaagtACCTTCATGGGTTTGTTGAACAGGCAAGCGCCACCACCACTGTATAGGAAATTGTGGTACTCCTCCACGTTGCAGTCAGAGAACCTCTTGGGCAGGTAGAAGCTGTTCAACACAAGTACAGCAACACATGTAACCACACCCTCACTATAATGTAGCATGATGATGCATAGAATGATTTAAATTCAAGTTACGCCGTGGCACTTCAGTCTAGTTCAGAATGATGTCATATAATAAAGGCAGGACTGACATTTTTACCAAAGTCTGTGTTGCCAGATACCAGAAAGTTGAGGTTCTATCACAGGTTTACCATACTCACAGTTCAGAGGAGATCCTTACTATAAGATGGGGTTAAATACAGCACAGCTGAGTTTAGACGGATGTGTATGGAGATTATGGAGATTGCAAAATGTGGATGGATAGAAGATGCATTTAGGAACTTACACTAAAAAAGAGCTAATCTTTAGTGGAGGATTACACTGTTATTGCATTAAAGCCCATTAATAATCCCACTTTGTGCTTGttctgatgaatgaatgaatcagacCCAAACCTGAAGAGCACCTACAAGACCTGGGGCAATACTGCACACGTTACTTAGGTCATCTTCAGGACTGGTACAAGGAACAACACAATAAGTCACAGACTCACTGAGAGCTGAACCCTGACATCTAAGTAAAATCACTGAGATGATGGTTAAACAAAGGCACAGCACTGATGCTTTCATGATGACGTACAGTACATTACAATATTTCACTTCCTAAATTACAACTTCCTAAACTAAAAAGTGTGTCAGGGTTTAATTATGCCAAAGTCACTGTTATAACCCAGTAATAATGTAAAACAAGCAGTACAACTGTTACCATGTGGACTAAGTATTATTCattcataaaaaacacatttttatctaTAGGTGTATAAGAACATAGGGTCAAAATATGTATTCTAAAAGATCAGCATATGAAATATTCCTTGTGTTGTAACTGTAATGAGTGAATTTACTTTTACAAGAA from Betta splendens chromosome 16, fBetSpl5.4, whole genome shotgun sequence carries:
- the adam22 gene encoding disintegrin and metalloproteinase domain-containing protein 22 isoform X7, which encodes MMLMMHPRWWISLLCVYGLMHVGDQSGTKARNGDALSSLKALRDAARFVGKEDTVPVRLLYSRHGHGQIAQDELSTRVPAGSGSTQVNHVAQASFQVDAFGKQLILDVELNHDLLSSGYVERHLTEKGKTVVTNGGEHCYYQGKVRSIPHSFVALSTCHGLHGMFFDGNHTYMIEPGGQGSGSDDVNIHMIYKSAGQDGFNDLVNGDLPEPPFPSPPFPGSRVVHRRKKRQVPHVSHSVEDEGKYIELMVINDHLMYKKHRLSVGHTNNYAKSVVNMADMIFKEQLNTRIVLVAMETWSADNKFNIDDDPMMTLKEFMKYRKDFIKEKCDSVHLFSGNRFHSSWGGASYIGGVCSLTKGGGVNEYGKTDEMAITLSQSLGQNIGIFSDKKRILNGECKCDDRWSGCIMDDVGFYLPKRFSDCNVEEYHNFLYSGGGACLFNKPMKLLDPPICGNGFVEPGEECDCGGPAECAREGENCCTKCTLTQGSKCSNGLCCNNCQMEFMGVVCRDAVNDCDIPENCTGNSSQCPPNLHKMDGYTCEKDQGRCFNGRCKTKDRQCKYIWGEKATAADKFCYEKLNIEGTEKGNCGRDRDTWIQCNKQDVHCGYLLCSNISPAPRLGELQGGLTSFSVARHSASLDCSGAHVLIDGDTDLGYVEDGTACGTDQICFNHRCLPMQQFNFSTCPGTTDKTICSGHGVCSHELKCVCYLGWAGEDCNSTSPLSSLVVGPTTSASGITSTNIIIGAIIGSILFLALILAVTAWCYKSYKQKRYVESEVHRRFCRQMPPGDYVTKPGDADSFYSDMPPGVSTNSGCSSKKRSNGMSHSWSERIPDAKHISDICENGRPRSNSWQGNLSGNRKKLKGKKFRARSNSTETLSPAKSPTSSTGSIASSRRYPYPMPPLPDDQRKANRQSARLWETSI
- the adam22 gene encoding disintegrin and metalloproteinase domain-containing protein 22 isoform X1, producing MMLMMHPRWWISLLCVYGLMHVGDQSGTKARNGDALSSLKALRDAARFVGKEDTVPVRLLYSRHGHGQIAQDELSTRVPAGSGSTQVNHVAQASFQVDAFGKQLILDVELNHDLLSSGYVERHLTEKGKTVVTNGGEHCYYQGKVRSIPHSFVALSTCHGLHGMFFDGNHTYMIEPGGQGSGSDDVNIHMIYKSAGQDGFNDLVNGDLPEPPFPSPPFPGSRVVHRRKKRQVPHVSHSVEDEGKYIELMVINDHLMYKKHRLSVGHTNNYAKSVVNMADMIFKEQLNTRIVLVAMETWSADNKFNIDDDPMMTLKEFMKYRKDFIKEKCDSVHLFSGNRFHSSWGGASYIGGVCSLTKGGGVNEYGKTDEMAITLSQSLGQNIGIFSDKKRILNGECKCDDRWSGCIMDDVGFYLPKRFSDCNVEEYHNFLYSGGGACLFNKPMKLLDPPICGNGFVEPGEECDCGGPAECAREGENCCTKCTLTQGSKCSNGLCCNNCQMEFMGVVCRDAVNDCDIPENCTGNSSQCPPNLHKMDGYTCEKDQGRCFNGRCKTKDRQCKYIWGEKATAADKFCYEKLNIEGTEKGNCGRDRDTWIQCNKQDVHCGYLLCSNISPAPRLGELQGGLTSFSVARHSASLDCSGAHVLIDGDTDLGYVEDGTACGTDQICFNHRCLPMQQFNFSTCPGTTDKTICSGHGVCSHELKCVCYLGWAGEDCNSTSPLSSLVVGPTTSASGITSTNIIIGAIIGSILFLALILAVTAWCYKSYKQKRYVESEVHRRFCRQMPPGDYVTKPGDADSFYSDMPPGVSTNSGCSSKKRSACLSHLQICTLSFTTPSLPSISQNISLFGFRSNGMSHSWSERIPDAKHISDICENGRPRSNSWQGNLSGNRKKLKGKKFRARSNSTEYLTPRVKTEFYDVTKWVEDVNKNTQGPFLRTLSPAKSPTSSTGSIASSRRYPYPMPPLPDDQRKANRQSARLWETSI
- the adam22 gene encoding disintegrin and metalloproteinase domain-containing protein 22 isoform X4 codes for the protein MMLMMHPRWWISLLCVYGLMHVGDQSGTKARNGDALSSLKALRDAARFVGKEDTVPVRLLYSRHGHGQIAQDELSTRVPAGSGSTQVNHVAQASFQVDAFGKQLILDVELNHDLLSSGYVERHLTEKGKTVVTNGGEHCYYQGKVRSIPHSFVALSTCHGLHGMFFDGNHTYMIEPGGQGSGSDDVNIHMIYKSAGQDGFNDLVNGDLPEPPFPSPPFPGSRVVHRRKKRQVPHVSHSVEDEGKYIELMVINDHLMYKKHRLSVGHTNNYAKSVVNMADMIFKEQLNTRIVLVAMETWSADNKFNIDDDPMMTLKEFMKYRKDFIKEKCDSVHLFSGNRFHSSWGGASYIGGVCSLTKGGGVNEYGKTDEMAITLSQSLGQNIGIFSDKKRILNGECKCDDRWSGCIMDDVGFYLPKRFSDCNVEEYHNFLYSGGGACLFNKPMKLLDPPICGNGFVEPGEECDCGGPAECAREGENCCTKCTLTQGSKCSNGLCCNNCQMEFMGVVCRDAVNDCDIPENCTGNSSQCPPNLHKMDGYTCEKDQGRCFNGRCKTKDRQCKYIWGEKATAADKFCYEKLNIEGTEKGNCGRDRDTWIQCNKQDVHCGYLLCSNISPAPRLGELQGGLTSFSVARHSASLDCSGAHVLIDGDTDLGYVEDGTACGTDQICFNHRCLPMQQFNFSTCPGTTDKTICSGHGVCSHELKCVCYLGWAGEDCNSTSPLSSLVVGPTTSASGITSTNIIIGAIIGSILFLALILAVTAWCYKSYKQKRYVESEVHRRFCRQMPPGDYVTKPGDADSFYSDMPPGVSTNSGCSSKKRSNGMSHSWSERIPDAKHISDICENGRPRSNSWQGNLSGNRKKLKGKKFRARSNSTEYLTPRVKTEFYDVTKWVEDVNKNTQGPFLRTLSPAKSPTSSTGSIASSRRYPYPMPPLPDDQRKANRQSARLWETSI